In a single window of the Niabella ginsenosidivorans genome:
- the mgtE gene encoding magnesium transporter, translating to MSFEQEEDKALVDSFQEVIATKDKLEIKKFLDAQNITDVVELIYELPEYESQIIANMSVHRATSVFKLLETSNQKNIIQELPPNKAAELLNDLPADDRTDFLEELPANAVRELIKLLDPEERKITLSLLGYPENSIGRLMNPDYVYVYAYNTVAEVFDIIRKYGKNSEAINVIYVINRKGELLDDIRIGEFILSAPDTKVSDLMDERKVVSLNAYDDQETAAEIFKMNNRIALPVVTEENKLLGIVTIDDILWVTTEEFSEDMQKMGGTQAFEEPYLDINLFKLYKKRVGWLIILFLSEMLTATAMQHFEVEIEKAALLAIFIPLIMSSGGNSGSQASTLIIQAMTLGEVSIKDWWHIMRREIFSGLLLGVTLGAIGFIRITIWQHLHLYDYGQHWMLVGLTIFFTLLGIVLWGSLIGSMLPIILKRLKLDPATSSAPFVATLVDVTGIIIYFSVAYTVLRGTLL from the coding sequence ATGTCTTTTGAGCAGGAAGAAGATAAAGCATTAGTAGACTCATTTCAGGAGGTCATTGCCACAAAGGATAAACTGGAAATCAAAAAATTTTTAGATGCCCAGAATATCACGGATGTGGTAGAGCTGATCTATGAGCTCCCGGAATACGAAAGCCAGATCATTGCCAATATGTCTGTGCATAGGGCTACCAGTGTCTTCAAACTTCTGGAAACCAGTAATCAAAAGAACATTATACAGGAGCTTCCCCCCAATAAGGCAGCCGAATTATTAAACGACCTGCCGGCGGATGACCGTACTGATTTCCTGGAAGAACTGCCTGCCAACGCAGTAAGGGAACTGATCAAGCTGCTGGACCCGGAAGAACGGAAAATAACACTGTCTCTTTTGGGCTACCCGGAAAACAGCATCGGGCGTTTGATGAACCCCGATTATGTTTATGTATATGCCTACAATACAGTGGCCGAGGTTTTTGATATTATCAGAAAATATGGCAAGAACAGCGAGGCCATCAACGTGATCTACGTTATTAACCGTAAGGGAGAATTGCTGGATGATATCCGTATCGGGGAGTTTATTTTAAGCGCGCCGGACACCAAAGTTTCGGACCTGATGGATGAACGGAAGGTGGTTTCCCTGAATGCTTACGACGACCAGGAAACAGCCGCTGAGATCTTTAAAATGAACAACCGCATTGCCTTGCCGGTGGTCACGGAAGAGAACAAGCTGCTGGGCATTGTAACAATTGATGATATCCTGTGGGTAACTACCGAAGAATTCAGTGAGGACATGCAGAAAATGGGGGGTACCCAGGCATTTGAAGAGCCTTACCTGGATATAAACCTGTTTAAGCTCTATAAAAAACGGGTGGGCTGGCTCATCATCCTCTTTCTCAGCGAAATGCTTACGGCCACCGCCATGCAGCATTTTGAAGTAGAAATAGAAAAAGCAGCACTCCTGGCAATATTCATTCCGCTGATCATGAGCAGCGGGGGCAACAGCGGTTCTCAGGCCTCTACACTGATCATACAGGCAATGACACTGGGTGAGGTTTCCATAAAAGACTGGTGGCACATCATGAGAAGAGAAATATTTTCCGGCCTGCTGCTGGGGGTTACACTGGGCGCTATAGGCTTTATACGGATCACCATATGGCAGCACCTGCACCTGTATGATTACGGCCAGCACTGGATGCTGGTAGGCCTTACCATATTTTTTACCCTGCTGGGTATTGTGCTGTGGGGCAGCCTGATAGGCTCCATGCTGCCTATTATTTTAAAACGGCTGAAGCTGGACCCGGCCACCTCCTCTGCGCCATTTGTAGCTACCCTGGTGGATGTAACCGGTATTATTATCTATTTTTCTGTGGCCTATACCGTATTGAGGGGCACTTTATTATAA
- a CDS encoding aspartate carbamoyltransferase catalytic subunit codes for MKLSTKHLLGIKDLTKGDISLFLDTAVQFKEVLQRPVKKVPSLRDVTIVNLFYENSTRTRISFELAEKRLSADTINFTASGSSVSKGETLLDTVNNILSMKVDMVVMRHSATGAPHFLAQHIPAAIVNAGDGINEHPTQGLLDAFSIREKMGKLEGTKVAIIGDILHSRVAMSNMYLLTKMGAKVTVCGPPTLIPRHIEAAFGVTVNYNLEETLNWCDVANVLRIQLERQNQVLFSSLREYNLSYGISRKLLEGLKKDIVVMHPGPINRGVELDSDVADSGQSIILQQVENGVAVRMAVLYLLSNRNQ; via the coding sequence ATGAAGCTTTCCACCAAACATTTACTGGGTATTAAAGACCTTACAAAAGGCGACATTTCTCTTTTTTTAGACACAGCCGTTCAGTTTAAGGAAGTGCTGCAAAGACCTGTTAAGAAAGTGCCTTCTTTAAGGGATGTGACCATCGTGAACCTGTTTTATGAAAACTCCACCCGTACACGGATCTCTTTTGAGCTGGCAGAGAAGCGGCTTTCTGCAGATACCATTAATTTTACAGCCTCCGGTTCTTCTGTTTCCAAAGGTGAAACCCTGCTGGATACGGTAAATAATATCCTTTCCATGAAAGTGGATATGGTGGTAATGCGCCACAGCGCCACCGGTGCGCCGCATTTCCTGGCACAGCATATTCCGGCGGCCATTGTAAATGCGGGAGATGGCATTAATGAGCACCCTACCCAGGGCCTGCTGGACGCCTTTTCCATAAGGGAAAAGATGGGGAAGCTTGAAGGAACAAAAGTGGCCATCATCGGGGATATCCTGCACAGCCGCGTGGCAATGAGCAATATGTACCTCCTGACCAAAATGGGTGCAAAAGTTACGGTTTGCGGCCCGCCTACGCTCATACCCAGGCATATAGAAGCAGCATTTGGAGTAACCGTGAATTATAACCTGGAGGAAACACTGAACTGGTGCGATGTAGCCAATGTGCTGCGTATTCAGTTAGAGCGCCAGAACCAGGTATTGTTCTCCTCGCTGCGGGAATACAACCTTTCCTATGGCATCAGCCGTAAACTCCTGGAAGGGCTGAAAAAAGATATCGTAGTGATGCATCCCGGCCCTATTAACAGGGGCGTGGAGCTGGACAGCGATGTGGCAGACAGCGGCCAGTCGATTATTCTGCAGCAGGTAGAAAACGGGGTGGCCGTGCGGATGGCTGTATTATATTTGCTGTCGAACAGGAATCAATAA
- the miaB gene encoding tRNA (N6-isopentenyl adenosine(37)-C2)-methylthiotransferase MiaB: MLDLATTKVHDEQRQGESFAPFKEDPNAYNKLFYIESYGCQMNFADSEVVAAILNKEGFGATRKVEEADLIFINTCSIREKAEQTVRKRLTDFKKLKTARPGTLIGVLGCMAERLKSKFLEEEKLVDIVVGPDAYRSLPRLVDEANEGQKSVNVLLSREETYADIAPVRLNSNGISAFVSIMRGCNNMCSFCVVPFTRGRERSRDAESIVQECRDLFENGYKEVTLLGQNVDSYHYIPKDGNESDAVSFAKLLEKVALIAPELRVRFSTSHPKDITDEVLHTMAAYENICKCIHLPVQSGSTRILQLMNRTYTREWYIKKVDRIREILPDCSITSDIIAGFCTEEEQDHQDTLSVMDYSRYDLSYMFFYSERPGTLAQRRYKDDVPLELKKQRLQEIIEKQNQLSLENYKKDIGRTFKVLIDGDSKRSAANWVGRNSQNKVVVFPKNGAHKKGDYVMVQINDCTQATLFGTII; encoded by the coding sequence ATGTTAGACTTAGCTACCACAAAGGTACATGATGAGCAGCGCCAGGGAGAGAGTTTTGCGCCTTTTAAGGAGGACCCGAATGCCTATAACAAGCTTTTTTATATTGAAAGCTATGGCTGCCAGATGAACTTTGCTGATAGTGAGGTAGTTGCAGCTATATTAAATAAAGAAGGATTTGGCGCCACCCGGAAGGTGGAGGAAGCCGATCTTATTTTCATCAATACCTGCTCCATCCGCGAAAAGGCGGAACAGACCGTTCGCAAGCGGCTGACCGATTTTAAAAAGTTAAAGACAGCGCGGCCCGGAACACTGATTGGGGTATTGGGCTGCATGGCCGAACGGCTGAAATCAAAGTTCCTGGAAGAAGAAAAGCTGGTAGATATTGTAGTGGGTCCGGATGCTTACCGCAGCCTTCCCCGCCTGGTAGACGAAGCCAATGAAGGCCAGAAAAGCGTAAATGTATTACTGAGCCGTGAGGAAACCTATGCTGATATTGCGCCCGTCCGGCTCAACAGCAACGGTATCAGCGCCTTTGTAAGCATTATGCGCGGCTGTAATAATATGTGCTCCTTCTGCGTGGTGCCGTTTACAAGAGGAAGAGAGCGCAGCAGGGACGCAGAAAGCATTGTACAGGAATGCAGGGATCTTTTTGAAAACGGTTATAAAGAAGTAACCCTGCTGGGGCAAAACGTGGATTCTTACCACTATATACCAAAAGACGGAAACGAAAGCGACGCCGTCAGCTTTGCAAAGCTCCTGGAAAAAGTGGCCCTGATCGCACCTGAATTAAGGGTGCGTTTTTCCACTTCGCACCCCAAGGATATTACTGATGAGGTGCTGCATACCATGGCCGCCTACGAAAATATCTGCAAATGCATTCACCTGCCTGTTCAAAGCGGCTCTACGCGCATATTACAGCTGATGAACCGCACTTACACCCGCGAATGGTACATAAAGAAAGTGGATCGTATCCGGGAGATCCTGCCGGATTGCAGCATTACCTCCGATATTATTGCCGGGTTCTGTACAGAAGAAGAGCAGGACCATCAGGATACTTTATCCGTTATGGACTACAGCCGGTATGATCTCAGCTATATGTTCTTTTACAGCGAGCGCCCGGGCACACTGGCACAGCGGCGTTATAAGGATGATGTGCCTTTGGAGCTGAAGAAACAACGCCTGCAGGAGATCATTGAAAAACAAAATCAGCTCTCGCTGGAAAATTATAAAAAAGATATCGGCCGCACTTTTAAAGTGCTGATCGATGGCGACAGTAAGCGCAGCGCTGCAAACTGGGTGGGCAGGAATTCGCAAAACAAGGTAGTAGTGTTTCCCAAGAATGGAGCACATAAAAAAGGCGATTATGTAATGGTGCAGATCAATGATTGCACGCAGGCAACTTTGTTCGGAACAATTATTTAA
- a CDS encoding 1-aminocyclopropane-1-carboxylate deaminase/D-cysteine desulfhydrase: MQQIQEDLAHLSHIPWLSNQRTNVYVLRLDNIHPLISGNKWYKLRYYLKEAKEQHKKVVTFGGAYSNHILATAAACKLYGLECAGIIRGEAPARYSETLTDAASHGMELHFISREAYAAKQVPETLTGKQYYVIPEGGYGHLGMLGAATIPFPAGFFDAVCCATGTGTMMAGLICASGNKTKVTGFSVLKNHNSLTQEITALLPENVQKNFSVNDSFHFGGYARYNAELIRFMNQLYTATGIPTDFVYTGKLFYGVKALLATGFGECRNLLTVHSGGLQGNRSLPKGTLIF; the protein is encoded by the coding sequence ATGCAGCAGATTCAGGAAGATTTAGCCCATTTAAGTCATATACCCTGGTTAAGCAATCAGCGAACCAATGTGTATGTGCTCCGGCTGGATAATATTCACCCGCTCATCAGCGGCAACAAATGGTACAAACTGCGTTATTACCTGAAGGAAGCCAAAGAGCAGCACAAAAAGGTGGTCACTTTTGGGGGAGCTTATTCCAATCATATACTGGCAACGGCTGCAGCATGTAAATTATACGGATTGGAATGCGCAGGCATCATTCGCGGGGAAGCGCCTGCCCGCTATTCCGAAACCCTTACTGATGCTGCCTCCCATGGCATGGAGCTGCATTTCATAAGCCGCGAAGCCTACGCAGCCAAACAGGTGCCTGAAACCTTAACAGGCAAACAGTATTATGTGATTCCTGAAGGTGGCTACGGGCACCTGGGGATGCTGGGCGCTGCCACCATTCCTTTTCCTGCCGGTTTTTTTGATGCGGTTTGCTGCGCTACGGGCACCGGAACCATGATGGCAGGGCTGATCTGCGCATCCGGTAACAAGACAAAAGTAACGGGCTTCAGCGTTTTAAAAAATCATAACAGCTTAACGCAGGAAATAACCGCACTGTTACCTGAAAATGTTCAAAAGAACTTTTCAGTAAATGACTCCTTTCACTTTGGTGGCTACGCCCGGTACAATGCGGAATTAATCCGTTTTATGAATCAGCTTTATACAGCAACAGGCATTCCTACTGATTTTGTATATACCGGCAAACTTTTTTACGGTGTTAAAGCCTTGCTGGCTACGGGGTTTGGGGAATGCCGCAACCTCCTGACCGTTCATAGCGGCGGGTTACAGGGCAACCGGTCACTGCCAAAAGGAACGTTAATTTTTTAA
- a CDS encoding SET domain-containing protein-lysine N-methyltransferase produces MGKGVFTSAPITAGSVIEIAPVIVMPPKDRVLLDQTLLHDYIFEWGEEGTQCAMALGWIPIYNHAYRSNCEYEMDYATTSIQIRTVRAIEAGEELFINYGGSWDSDRPVWFEVL; encoded by the coding sequence ATGGGAAAAGGAGTCTTTACGAGCGCTCCTATAACTGCGGGGTCGGTAATTGAAATAGCCCCGGTGATCGTGATGCCTCCTAAAGACCGGGTACTGCTGGACCAGACGCTGTTGCACGATTATATTTTTGAATGGGGAGAGGAGGGGACGCAATGCGCTATGGCCCTGGGCTGGATACCGATTTATAACCATGCATACCGCAGCAATTGTGAATACGAAATGGATTACGCAACCACATCGATACAGATCCGAACGGTAAGGGCAATTGAAGCGGGAGAGGAGCTCTTTATTAATTATGGCGGTTCCTGGGATTCGGATCGGCCGGTTTGGTTTGAAGTGTTATAG
- the coaD gene encoding pantetheine-phosphate adenylyltransferase, protein MAKICLFPGTFDPITLGHVDIINRAMPLFDKIVVGIGINTSKSPMFSAEKRLSWIKAIYPDSNRIEGRIYEGLTVNFCREIGANFILRGIRYVSDFEYEKTIADANRALDRSIETIFLTGEPKYTSVASTIVRDIIKNNGDASPFLPEAVYSTLKD, encoded by the coding sequence ATGGCAAAAATCTGCTTATTTCCCGGAACCTTTGATCCGATCACATTGGGCCATGTAGACATTATTAACCGGGCCATGCCCTTGTTTGATAAGATCGTGGTGGGCATCGGGATCAACACGTCCAAGAGCCCTATGTTCAGCGCGGAAAAAAGGCTGAGCTGGATCAAAGCCATTTACCCGGACAGCAACCGCATTGAAGGCCGGATCTATGAAGGGCTTACCGTAAATTTTTGCAGGGAGATTGGCGCTAATTTTATTTTGCGGGGCATCCGCTATGTAAGCGATTTTGAATATGAGAAAACGATTGCAGACGCCAACCGGGCATTGGACCGGAGCATTGAAACGATCTTTCTGACAGGAGAGCCAAAATATACTTCTGTTGCTTCTACCATCGTAAGGGATATCATTAAGAATAATGGAGATGCCAGCCCCTTTCTCCCCGAAGCTGTGTATTCTACTTTAAAAGATTAG
- the secG gene encoding preprotein translocase subunit SecG produces MLTTLFVILIIIAAIVLGFFVLIQNPKGGGLAGTFGGVSSQFMGVKQTNDVLEKGTWIFATVIGLLSLFATFFISGSQAGGAQRLQDISTQPVQQAQPQPQQGGAPAVPFNGGTQAQPGTQAAPVQTAPLPSAAQPDSGKK; encoded by the coding sequence ATGTTAACAACGCTTTTCGTTATCCTCATTATAATAGCAGCCATTGTTCTGGGCTTTTTCGTTTTAATACAAAATCCCAAAGGCGGTGGCCTGGCAGGAACATTTGGTGGCGTGAGCAGCCAGTTTATGGGTGTAAAACAAACCAACGACGTTTTAGAAAAAGGTACCTGGATCTTTGCAACCGTAATAGGTCTTTTAAGCCTGTTTGCTACTTTTTTCATTAGTGGCTCACAGGCCGGAGGCGCCCAACGGTTACAGGACATCAGCACGCAACCCGTACAGCAGGCACAACCGCAGCCACAGCAGGGCGGCGCACCTGCGGTACCTTTTAACGGCGGCACACAAGCCCAGCCGGGAACACAGGCCGCACCGGTACAAACAGCCCCGCTTCCTTCAGCCGCTCAGCCTGATTCCGGGAAAAAATAG
- the lptE gene encoding LPS assembly lipoprotein LptE gives MILKNYKGFFFLVTILIMLVLAFVQTGCKVYRFKDVSIPDTIKVVKVNMIQNKASYVNPNLAPKLTDALKQKIVSQTKMTQTNGDDADWEISCTITTYSFSTSGISNQRVNTNRLNVGIHIEINDKRAQKVNKYDVSRSFDYDGSMALQQAEQSLESDMLKSLTDDIFNRIFSNW, from the coding sequence ATGATATTGAAGAATTATAAAGGGTTTTTCTTTTTAGTAACCATTCTGATAATGCTGGTGCTTGCATTTGTACAAACAGGATGTAAAGTTTATCGCTTTAAGGACGTAAGCATTCCTGATACGATTAAGGTGGTAAAAGTAAATATGATACAGAATAAAGCCTCTTATGTAAATCCCAACCTCGCGCCCAAACTTACAGATGCGCTGAAGCAGAAGATCGTAAGCCAGACGAAAATGACCCAAACAAACGGGGATGATGCAGACTGGGAGATCAGCTGCACAATAACCACATACTCTTTTTCTACTTCAGGTATTTCTAATCAACGGGTGAATACCAACCGTTTAAATGTGGGAATTCATATAGAAATTAATGATAAGCGGGCCCAGAAGGTGAATAAATATGATGTATCCAGGAGCTTTGATTATGATGGGTCAATGGCTTTGCAGCAGGCAGAGCAAAGCCTGGAAAGCGATATGCTTAAAAGTTTAACGGATGATATTTTCAACAGGATCTTTTCAAACTGGTAA
- a CDS encoding nucleotidyltransferase family protein yields MKPTLVILAAGMASRYGSMKQVEAFGPSGETIMDYSIADAIKAGFGKIVFLIRKQFESNFRELFASKLDGKVNYEFAFQELDLFLDGAEIPAERTKPWGTGHAVLSTKWVVNEPFAVINADDFYGADSFKKAYEFLTTQADEKTYAVVGYNLMNTLSDHGTVNRGVCGLDEKGNLKSVVERYNIAEKGAVVVAEDGLEPKELSKDTTVSMNFWCFHPSIYKLYEEQFKEFIKENLTVPKSEFLIPAVVDHFIKEGGVVKVIKTSAPWFGVTYKEDAPAVQQQLNELIGKGEYSSNLWGS; encoded by the coding sequence ATGAAACCAACATTAGTGATCTTAGCTGCCGGCATGGCATCCCGTTACGGAAGTATGAAACAGGTAGAGGCCTTTGGCCCTTCCGGTGAAACCATTATGGATTATTCGATTGCGGATGCGATTAAGGCAGGGTTTGGTAAAATCGTTTTTTTAATAAGAAAACAGTTTGAATCCAATTTCAGAGAGCTGTTTGCTTCCAAACTGGATGGCAAAGTGAACTACGAATTTGCATTCCAAGAGCTGGATCTGTTCCTGGACGGGGCAGAGATTCCTGCGGAACGCACCAAACCCTGGGGCACCGGGCATGCTGTGCTGAGCACAAAATGGGTGGTAAATGAGCCTTTTGCAGTTATTAATGCGGATGATTTTTATGGCGCTGACTCTTTTAAAAAGGCGTATGAATTTTTAACCACGCAGGCTGATGAAAAAACATATGCGGTTGTTGGTTATAATCTGATGAATACCCTGTCTGATCATGGTACGGTAAACAGGGGAGTATGTGGTCTGGATGAAAAGGGGAATTTAAAAAGTGTTGTGGAGCGTTATAATATTGCAGAGAAAGGAGCTGTGGTGGTGGCAGAAGACGGCCTGGAACCAAAAGAACTGTCAAAAGATACGACCGTGTCCATGAACTTCTGGTGCTTTCATCCTTCCATCTATAAATTGTATGAAGAACAGTTTAAGGAGTTTATAAAAGAGAACCTTACGGTTCCCAAATCGGAATTCCTGATCCCGGCCGTGGTGGATCATTTTATTAAAGAGGGCGGAGTGGTAAAAGTGATCAAAACCTCTGCTCCCTGGTTTGGGGTTACCTATAAAGAAGATGCCCCGGCTGTGCAGCAGCAATTAAATGAGCTGATCGGGAAAGGGGAGTACAGCAGTAACCTGTGGGGGAGCTGA
- a CDS encoding 2Fe-2S iron-sulfur cluster-binding protein has translation MMVPITIEDRSGQRQLIEVPDDMSLSLMEALKAYEYNILATCGGMALCATCHVQVLEGMEKLPPLNDVELDMLDTLPDVTANSRLACQLRIDKDLENAVFRICGQEI, from the coding sequence ATGATGGTTCCGATCACAATTGAAGACCGCAGCGGCCAAAGGCAGTTGATTGAAGTGCCGGATGACATGAGCCTGAGCCTTATGGAAGCACTGAAAGCCTATGAATATAATATACTGGCCACCTGCGGGGGAATGGCCTTATGCGCTACCTGCCATGTGCAGGTACTGGAAGGAATGGAGAAATTGCCGCCTCTGAATGATGTAGAGCTCGATATGCTGGATACCCTTCCCGACGTCACGGCCAACAGTCGCCTGGCCTGCCAGCTGCGCATTGACAAAGATCTTGAGAATGCTGTATTCCGTATCTGCGGGCAAGAAATATGA
- a CDS encoding DUF6686 family protein: MCNFQVLAQNADGYVVFCHDCKSVQLAFGTTLIKMRPEYFREISQAVRLEGLCKKTRAAANVKNIFIPLEEGITLCLTFQEQKKLEQLLSEATALFETYAILEQL, translated from the coding sequence ATGTGCAATTTCCAGGTACTGGCTCAGAACGCAGATGGTTATGTGGTCTTTTGCCATGATTGTAAATCGGTACAGCTTGCTTTTGGAACGACCCTGATCAAAATGCGGCCGGAATATTTCCGGGAGATCAGCCAGGCGGTGCGCCTGGAAGGTCTTTGCAAAAAGACCCGAGCTGCTGCTAATGTAAAAAATATTTTTATTCCTTTGGAAGAGGGCATTACGCTTTGCCTGACGTTTCAGGAACAGAAAAAACTCGAACAACTGCTCAGCGAAGCTACCGCCCTTTTTGAAACCTATGCAATACTGGAGCAGCTTTAA
- a CDS encoding NAD(P)/FAD-dependent oxidoreductase: MHTTDICVIGAGPVGLFSVFEAGLLKMRCHLMDALPQVGGQLSEIYPQKPIYDIPGYPEVKAQQLVDNLMQQIAPFQPSFTLGERVAQIQGNAADGFTVTTGDGTAVSCKVIVIAGGLGCFEPRKPVIERLEDFEGKGVSYIVKDPELFRDKEIILAGGGDSALDWTILLSGIAAKVTLVHRGDTFRGAPDSAEKVFRLAKDGKIGLVLKSNISRIEGNGHLKNVHITDDKNGVSILNADHLIPLFGLSPKLGPIADWGLQIEKSAIAVQTTDYATNIPGIYAIGDINTYPGKLKLILCGFHEAAMMAQSAFRYVYPDQRLSFKYTTVNGIHSF; encoded by the coding sequence ATGCATACAACAGATATATGTGTTATCGGAGCCGGGCCGGTTGGATTATTTTCCGTCTTTGAAGCTGGTTTACTGAAGATGCGCTGCCATCTTATGGATGCGCTGCCCCAGGTTGGCGGACAATTATCAGAAATTTATCCCCAGAAACCTATCTATGATATACCGGGCTACCCGGAAGTAAAAGCACAGCAGCTTGTTGACAACCTGATGCAGCAGATCGCACCCTTTCAGCCTTCCTTTACCCTGGGCGAGCGGGTAGCGCAGATACAGGGTAATGCCGCGGACGGTTTTACTGTAACCACTGGTGACGGAACAGCCGTTTCCTGCAAAGTGATCGTAATTGCAGGAGGGCTGGGTTGCTTTGAGCCCAGGAAACCGGTTATTGAACGATTAGAAGATTTTGAGGGGAAAGGCGTTTCCTATATTGTTAAAGATCCTGAATTATTCAGGGATAAAGAGATCATCCTTGCCGGCGGTGGCGATTCCGCGCTGGACTGGACGATCCTGCTTTCCGGTATTGCGGCAAAAGTAACCCTGGTGCACCGGGGAGATACGTTCCGGGGCGCACCCGATTCGGCTGAAAAGGTTTTCCGGCTTGCCAAAGACGGGAAGATCGGTCTTGTGCTGAAATCCAATATTTCAAGGATTGAAGGAAACGGTCATTTAAAGAATGTTCATATAACGGACGACAAAAATGGAGTGAGCATTCTGAATGCCGATCACCTGATCCCGTTATTCGGCCTGAGCCCAAAGCTGGGGCCTATTGCTGACTGGGGGCTTCAGATCGAAAAATCAGCTATAGCCGTGCAGACAACGGATTATGCCACGAATATACCGGGCATCTATGCTATCGGCGATATCAATACTTATCCCGGGAAGCTGAAACTGATCCTCTGCGGGTTTCATGAAGCTGCAATGATGGCCCAGAGCGCGTTCAGATATGTATACCCCGATCAGCGGCTGAGTTTTAAATACACAACCGTAAATGGTATCCATTCATTTTAG
- a CDS encoding sigma-54 interaction domain-containing protein, whose translation MDLQSIKNRFNIIGNSPELNYALQVAVQVANTDLTVLIIGDSGVGKEAFSSIIHSLSSRKHNPFIAVNCGAIPEGTIDSELFGHEKGSFTGAVDARKGYFETVNGGTIFLDEIGEMPLGTQARLLRVLEAGEYIRVGSSKVQKTDVRVIAATNKDLLKLVEQNKFREDLYYRLSTVPIRVPSLSARKEDIVLLFRKFAADFADKYKTQSVQLDEDAKNLLLEYPWPGNIRELKNIAEQISVLSENKQISAKELSRYLQPYSNNRLPALSSAPPQNEFQNEREILYKLFFDMKKDVNELKRMFLEVLQNPAVAAQNPALINELKDLGNGSHDSGYLPSAPAAYQPVQLGIPQPATPMIVDNTIDEHEEVDESLNIMEKEKELIIKALKKHRGKRKDASMDLGISERTLYRKLKEYDIEEL comes from the coding sequence ATGGATTTACAATCAATAAAAAACAGGTTTAACATCATTGGTAATTCACCGGAGTTAAACTATGCATTACAGGTAGCTGTACAGGTGGCCAATACTGACCTTACCGTGCTGATCATCGGAGACAGCGGTGTGGGCAAGGAAGCTTTTTCTTCCATCATTCATTCGCTCTCCTCCAGGAAGCACAACCCGTTCATTGCCGTGAACTGCGGGGCCATTCCGGAAGGTACGATCGACTCTGAATTGTTCGGTCATGAAAAAGGATCTTTTACCGGCGCTGTGGATGCCCGCAAAGGCTATTTTGAAACGGTGAACGGCGGTACTATTTTTTTGGACGAGATCGGGGAAATGCCCCTGGGCACACAGGCCCGCTTATTACGGGTTCTGGAAGCCGGTGAATATATCCGTGTAGGGTCCAGTAAAGTGCAGAAAACCGATGTGCGCGTTATTGCCGCTACTAATAAAGACCTGCTAAAGCTGGTAGAGCAAAATAAATTCAGGGAAGACCTTTATTACCGCCTGAGCACCGTGCCCATCCGGGTGCCCTCCCTCTCCGCCAGGAAAGAAGACATTGTATTACTGTTCAGGAAATTTGCAGCAGATTTTGCTGACAAATACAAAACACAGTCGGTACAACTGGATGAAGATGCTAAAAACCTGCTGCTGGAGTACCCCTGGCCGGGCAATATCCGGGAGCTGAAGAATATTGCAGAACAGATCTCTGTGCTTTCAGAGAACAAACAGATCTCCGCAAAAGAGCTTAGCCGCTACCTGCAGCCTTATTCCAATAACCGCCTGCCGGCCCTGTCATCAGCGCCACCGCAGAACGAATTCCAGAATGAACGGGAGATCTTATACAAACTTTTTTTCGATATGAAAAAGGACGTGAACGAACTCAAACGCATGTTCCTGGAGGTGTTGCAGAACCCTGCTGTTGCCGCACAGAATCCTGCTCTCATTAACGAATTGAAGGATCTGGGCAACGGCAGTCATGATTCAGGTTATCTTCCTTCTGCACCTGCTGCATACCAGCCGGTACAGCTGGGCATTCCGCAACCGGCCACACCAATGATTGTGGACAACACTATTGATGAGCATGAAGAGGTGGATGAAAGTCTGAACATCATGGAAAAAGAAAAAGAACTGATCATAAAGGCACTGAAAAAACATCGGGGTAAAAGAAAAGACGCCTCTATGGATCTGGGCATCAGTGAACGTACCCTGTACAGAAAATTAAAGGAATATGATATTGAAGAATTATAA